The following proteins are encoded in a genomic region of Porphyrobacter sp. CACIAM 03H1:
- a CDS encoding M20/M25/M40 family metallo-hydrolase: protein MARTWIALAAALAATTLAPPAPLAAAPVEAGQLSESLKTQLDAQYDRIIADLIRITETPAPPFKEEKRAALFAQMLRDAGLTDVTIDEEGNVLALRPGRTDAPALVVSAHLDTVFPEGTPIKVTREGDRLLAPGIGDDSLGLASIVAWVRVLEANRIVTRQPVLFVGTVGEEGAGDLRGVRHLFTKGAWKDRIGAFLSVDNADAARVVHAAVGSRRYRLGFKGPGGHSYGAFGIVNPMAAMAEAVRGIYAIKVPAEPKTTYAASVVSGGTSVNAIPDLVTLEVDMRSPDPAALRQLEADLMAAVEAGVAAENAARSVRSGAISVEPQLIGDRPAGTTPPDHPLVRDALAASKAAGFAARLDESSTDANIPMSLGIPALTIGTGAGGGRTHSIEEYLETERQRFVAGVSVGLAIILAQTGAEAR, encoded by the coding sequence ATGGCACGGACATGGATCGCCCTCGCGGCAGCGCTGGCGGCAACGACGCTCGCACCTCCCGCGCCGCTCGCCGCCGCGCCGGTGGAGGCGGGCCAGCTATCCGAGTCGCTCAAGACCCAGCTCGATGCGCAGTATGACCGGATCATCGCCGATCTGATCCGCATCACCGAAACCCCCGCGCCCCCGTTCAAGGAAGAGAAGCGCGCCGCGCTTTTCGCCCAGATGCTGCGCGATGCGGGCCTTACCGACGTAACCATCGACGAGGAGGGCAATGTCCTAGCGCTGCGCCCGGGCCGGACCGATGCCCCTGCGCTGGTCGTCTCGGCCCACCTCGACACGGTCTTTCCCGAGGGCACTCCGATCAAGGTGACGCGCGAAGGCGATCGTCTGCTGGCGCCCGGCATCGGTGACGACAGCCTCGGCCTCGCCTCGATCGTCGCCTGGGTGCGCGTGCTGGAGGCCAACCGCATCGTCACGCGCCAGCCCGTCCTGTTCGTCGGCACGGTGGGCGAGGAAGGGGCGGGCGACCTGCGCGGGGTGCGCCACCTGTTCACCAAGGGCGCCTGGAAGGACCGCATCGGGGCGTTCCTCTCAGTCGACAATGCCGATGCGGCGCGGGTGGTCCACGCCGCTGTCGGCTCGCGCCGTTACCGGCTCGGCTTCAAGGGGCCGGGCGGGCACAGCTACGGCGCCTTCGGGATCGTAAACCCGATGGCCGCGATGGCCGAGGCGGTGCGCGGGATCTACGCGATCAAGGTCCCCGCCGAACCGAAGACCACCTATGCCGCCAGCGTCGTCAGCGGCGGCACATCGGTCAATGCGATACCCGATCTCGTCACGCTCGAGGTCGACATGCGCTCGCCCGACCCGGCGGCGCTGCGCCAGCTCGAGGCCGACCTGATGGCCGCGGTCGAGGCCGGGGTCGCAGCGGAAAATGCCGCCCGCTCGGTGCGGAGCGGGGCCATCAGTGTGGAGCCGCAACTGATCGGCGATCGCCCGGCCGGCACGACCCCGCCCGATCATCCGCTGGTGCGCGACGCGCTCGCGGCCTCGAAAGCGGCGGGCTTCGCGGCAAGGCTCGACGAATCCTCGACCGACGCCAACATCCCGATGAGCCTCGGCATCCCGGCGCTCACCATCGGCACCGGCGCGGGAGGCGGGCGGACTCACAGCATCGAGGAATATCTCGAGACCGAGCGTCAGCGGTTCGTCGCGGGGGTGTCGGTGGGGCTTGCGATCATCCTCGCCCAGACAGGCGCCGAGGCGCGCTGA
- a CDS encoding dienelactone hydrolase family protein: MSALERLGYADGPTPLTGWLARPAGPARAAVAVFPTFINTSPGVEAKAQALAEAGCLALVGDFYGPDAPHDAQSAFAAMERLRADPLAMRRRLRATLAALGGAAPGIPQIAIGFCLGGMAVLELARDGADFALAASFHGLLATPLPATAPIVPRLLVCHGDADSLVPRADVIAFWEEMDRVGADWHFLSFAGVEHGFTNPLTPAHTPNPAYHPLADAQSWRALMGLIDEVAPR; encoded by the coding sequence ATGAGCGCGCTCGAACGCCTCGGTTATGCCGACGGGCCCACGCCGCTGACCGGGTGGCTGGCCCGTCCGGCCGGTCCGGCGCGAGCGGCGGTGGCGGTGTTTCCGACCTTCATCAACACCTCGCCGGGCGTCGAGGCCAAGGCGCAGGCGCTCGCCGAGGCGGGGTGCCTTGCGCTGGTCGGCGACTTCTACGGTCCCGATGCGCCGCACGACGCACAAAGCGCCTTTGCCGCGATGGAGCGGCTGCGGGCCGATCCGCTCGCGATGCGCCGAAGGCTGCGGGCGACGCTGGCTGCACTGGGCGGGGCCGCACCCGGCATCCCGCAGATCGCGATCGGCTTCTGCCTCGGCGGAATGGCGGTGCTCGAACTTGCGCGCGACGGGGCCGACTTCGCGCTCGCGGCGAGCTTTCACGGTCTGCTTGCCACGCCCCTGCCCGCCACCGCACCGATCGTGCCGCGCCTGCTGGTCTGTCACGGAGACGCCGATTCGCTCGTTCCGCGCGCCGACGTGATCGCCTTCTGGGAGGAGATGGACCGGGTCGGTGCCGACTGGCACTTCCTGTCCTTCGCGGGGGTCGAGCACGGCTTCACCAACCCGCTCACCCCTGCCCACACGCCGAACCCCGCCTATCACCCGCTCGCCGACGCCCAGTCATGGCGCGCGCTGATGGGGCTGATCGACGAGGTCGCGCCGCGCTGA
- the cysK gene encoding cysteine synthase A has translation MKADNILATIGGTPHIRLSRLFPDHEVWVKSERANPGGSIKDRIALAMVEDAEARGALKPGGTIVEPTSGNTGIGLAMVAAVKGYKLVLVMPESMSIERRRLMLAYGASFDLTPREKGMKGAIERAQQLVDETRGAWMPSQFDNGANPAVHARTTAQEILADFADTPVDVMITGVGTGGHLTGCAEELKKHWPAMKAYGVEPALSPVINGGQPGPHPIQGIGAGFIPGNLHTNAIDGAVTVDAEEAKEMARRAAREEGMLVGISSGATLAAIASKLPSLPAGSRVLGFNYDTGERYLSVPDFLPVE, from the coding sequence ATGAAGGCTGACAACATCCTCGCCACCATCGGCGGCACTCCGCATATCCGCCTTTCGCGGCTGTTCCCCGACCACGAGGTGTGGGTGAAATCCGAGCGTGCCAACCCGGGCGGGTCGATCAAGGACCGCATCGCGCTGGCGATGGTCGAGGATGCCGAAGCGCGCGGTGCGCTGAAGCCCGGCGGCACGATCGTCGAGCCGACCTCGGGCAACACCGGCATCGGCCTTGCGATGGTCGCGGCGGTCAAGGGCTACAAGCTGGTGCTGGTCATGCCCGAATCGATGTCGATCGAGCGCCGCCGCCTGATGCTGGCCTATGGCGCCAGCTTCGACCTCACCCCGCGCGAGAAGGGCATGAAGGGCGCGATCGAGCGCGCGCAGCAGCTGGTCGACGAGACGCGGGGCGCATGGATGCCGAGCCAGTTCGACAACGGCGCCAATCCCGCCGTCCACGCCCGCACCACCGCGCAGGAGATCCTCGCCGATTTCGCCGACACGCCGGTCGACGTCATGATCACCGGGGTCGGCACCGGCGGACACCTGACGGGCTGCGCCGAGGAGCTGAAGAAGCACTGGCCGGCGATGAAGGCCTATGGCGTCGAGCCCGCGCTCTCGCCGGTCATCAACGGCGGGCAGCCCGGCCCGCACCCGATCCAGGGCATCGGCGCGGGCTTCATCCCGGGCAACCTCCACACCAACGCCATCGACGGCGCAGTCACCGTCGATGCCGAGGAGGCCAAGGAAATGGCCCGCCGTGCCGCGCGCGAGGAAGGGATGCTGGTCGGCATCTCCTCGGGCGCGACGCTGGCCGCAATTGCGAGCAAGTTGCCTTCGCTGCCCGCCGGTTCGCGGGTGCTGGGCTTCAACTACGATACCGGCGAGCGGTACCTCTCGGTCCCCGACTTCCTGCCGGTCGAATGA
- a CDS encoding MFS transporter: protein MEPASPLQIGDYRRYWLARFMGVFATMSMVVLLGYQLYAVARDDYGMSVAEASFQLGLLGLAQFVPLFLLTPLAGLAADRFDRRHVAAFANGIDGCVAAVLALITWADALNLPILFALAAAHGAARIFLGPSMSAIAPNIVPPALLPRAIALSSIAWQSASVAGPAVGGLIFASAAWLPHALSAGLLCCSMLLILTVRPVRATHEGPPLKPLRQIIDGLVYVWRERFLLGCITLDLFAVLLAGATALLPVFARDILFVGPEGLGLMRAAPALGAASVSLWLSFRPLQREVGMKMLWAVAAFGALTIVFAFSRHFVLSLAILAMMGAVDMVSVFIRSSLVQLFTPDDRRGRVSAISGLAISASNELGEMQSGLAAALLGAVGAVVFGGAGAIFVTLVWAWYFPELRRARSFEPQELKREVST from the coding sequence ATGGAACCTGCCTCCCCGCTCCAGATCGGTGATTACCGGCGCTACTGGCTCGCGCGCTTCATGGGCGTGTTCGCCACCATGTCGATGGTGGTGCTGCTCGGCTACCAGCTCTACGCCGTCGCGCGCGACGATTACGGGATGAGCGTGGCCGAGGCCTCGTTCCAGCTCGGCCTGCTGGGGCTGGCGCAATTCGTCCCCCTGTTCCTGCTGACGCCCCTTGCGGGTCTGGCGGCCGACCGGTTCGACCGCCGCCATGTCGCGGCGTTCGCAAACGGGATCGACGGCTGCGTGGCAGCGGTGCTGGCGCTGATCACATGGGCCGATGCGCTCAACCTCCCGATCCTGTTCGCCCTCGCCGCCGCTCATGGCGCTGCGCGGATATTCCTCGGCCCCTCGATGAGCGCCATCGCGCCCAATATCGTGCCGCCTGCCTTGCTGCCGCGTGCCATCGCCCTGTCCTCGATCGCGTGGCAGAGTGCGAGCGTCGCCGGCCCTGCGGTGGGCGGCCTCATCTTCGCCAGCGCCGCGTGGCTTCCCCACGCGCTGTCGGCCGGGCTGCTTTGCTGCTCGATGCTGCTGATCCTCACCGTTCGCCCGGTGCGGGCCACCCACGAGGGCCCGCCGCTTAAGCCGCTGCGCCAGATCATCGACGGGCTGGTCTATGTCTGGCGCGAGCGGTTCCTGCTCGGCTGCATCACGCTCGATCTGTTCGCGGTGCTGCTGGCGGGCGCCACCGCGCTGCTGCCGGTCTTTGCGCGCGACATCCTGTTCGTCGGGCCCGAGGGCCTCGGCCTGATGCGCGCCGCCCCTGCCCTCGGCGCGGCGAGCGTTTCGCTGTGGCTGTCCTTCCGCCCGCTACAGCGCGAGGTGGGAATGAAGATGCTCTGGGCGGTCGCGGCCTTCGGGGCACTCACCATCGTCTTTGCCTTCTCCCGCCACTTCGTCCTGTCGCTGGCGATCCTCGCGATGATGGGCGCGGTCGACATGGTCTCGGTGTTCATCCGCAGCTCGCTCGTGCAGCTGTTCACGCCCGATGACCGGCGCGGGCGGGTCTCTGCGATCTCTGGCCTCGCCATCTCGGCCTCGAACGAACTCGGCGAGATGCAGTCGGGCCTTGCCGCCGCGCTGCTCGGCGCAGTCGGTGCGGTTGTATTCGGCGGGGCCGGTGCGATATTCGTGACACTGGTATGGGCGTGGTACTTCCCCGAACTGCGCCGCGCCCGCAGCTTCGAGCCGCAGGAGCTCAAGAGAGAGGTATCGACATGA
- a CDS encoding PilZ domain-containing protein, producing MAGGANLSVTDLRRAARHPVDFPAIVEHFVHGDLHLHICNLSAHGFMVDDARQLQRGDRIIIRLPIVGRIEAYVIWTRDTRAGFQFERIIRLDDFLAIIDQLQPNPRLRRPR from the coding sequence GTGGCGGGTGGAGCTAACCTGAGTGTGACCGATCTGCGGCGCGCGGCGCGGCATCCGGTCGATTTCCCGGCGATCGTCGAGCACTTCGTGCACGGCGACCTGCATCTGCACATCTGCAACTTGTCCGCCCACGGCTTCATGGTCGACGATGCGCGCCAGCTTCAGCGCGGCGATCGCATCATCATCCGCCTGCCCATCGTCGGCCGGATCGAGGCCTATGTCATCTGGACTCGCGACACCCGTGCGGGCTTCCAGTTCGAGCGGATCATCCGGCTCGACGATTTCCTCGCGATCATCGACCAGCTCCAGCCTAACCCCCGCCTGCGCCGGCCGCGATAG